The genomic window ACATTTCCTTGGCCAGTGTAAACAGGGGACTATCTAAGTTTCATGAATAGTATTTACTTTTAGAATGTGTGCACGCTATTGCTGCGGAAATGAATTTTCTTGATGTGTCTTGTACCTTTTCTGGGGGCAAGAAAATAAGACTATTACATTTGGACAAGCTGTGGCCTGCCTCCAAGATGGGCATATCCCTGTTAGTCAAAATATTATAAAAACACCCACTATGCACAGCAGATACTCTGAAAAGCAGTTGTTCCACATGTACAATAGCTCTAAAAAGGCTGAGACACAACTGGGATTTTTCGATAGCCTAACCCCCTTAATCCCTCTCCTTTGAAAGACCTAGCCTAAACTCCTAGAGGGTAGAATCCCTGCTGCTGTTTGCCAGACAGCATACTTTGCGTTTCTTAGATGCTTAAGATTTTCTTCCACCACCATACCCCAGGAGCTAAATTATGTGCCTCATCTTAATTTACTTTTAAACCCAATATTGGAATTCAGTACCCACCTGAAACTCAAATCACAGTAAGAAAAGACTTGCTACATTACGAAACATGATTATGATTGAGCTTCTGGACTAAGCTCCTCCATAGCACCAACCAGCACTAAGTTACAAGGAACACAATCTTAGCTTGGCTGGTTCTACTTGTGGTGGCATGTAGGCTATGCGTCGCTACATGctacagtgaaaagcaggctgcgtccacactgtggtgtgtagctccACATGTTGGGGATAGACTCTGGCAACAGAGAGGCAGTGtgaaaatagcagcatagatgggggaggcactgcttgggcgaGTAGAGAACAATGCAGGGTACATACCGCATGGTTCAAGTGTGCCTTCACTTTACTCACTTAAGCCATGCGTTGCCATCTACAGTGCTATATATacccatgcgggggggggggtgcactcaTATGAAAGGCAGAGGATCAAGTCTTCACAGGAAGGGTGCGAGGTGGAAGTGACAAGTGCTAAAGGCAGCTATAAAAGCCTCTAGTGAGTTTGGCAGTGTGACAATAAAAAATTAACTTAAACACACCATTTTAAGCTCCTTCACATACCTTCTTTAGCATTAAAAACACTGCCTTTAACTGCACCTCATGTGCACATGCCATCATTTTTGTTCTGATGGTCACTGAAGCCAGCTATAGTTGTGTTGagtatttcttttttcagttagaATGAGATTTCACTTACCAGTCCTAACAGAAATTTTTTGTGCTATCATCCTTCCTCCAATAACCGCTAACCCAGTGCATAGACAGTGTCCTACTGTTCCTCCCACTGCCACACCATAGGGATCCTATGCAAACACACAAGATCAACATTAGCACAGGTGAAAACCTATAAGCCTCAAACAGCAGTTTACCAGGAAAAAATTATGCTTTCCTAGTTTGCTGCAAGGCAAGGTAACCCCCAGAGAATATCGTCAATCCCTCTGAGGGGTTTTGCATGGCCTAATAGCAGTTGTTTCCTGCAACACTGAGGAACAATCACAACAGAAAAAAGACTTAAAATCTGATAAATCAGGAGCAACCTATTAATCTACTTAAAGATGGTTGAAAAGTGCCATAACACAGACCCAGGATTCACTTTGTTTACCTaccactgaaaagcagccacCAGGGTGGAGGCAAAGCAAAACTACACAGTTAGAAGAACACtaactcaaaagttaagaaatgtcaAACAAACTGTAAAGAGGATCTTTTGGTAGTCAGAGCACATGCTAGTTACCAGAAGTATTCTGTCAAGGTCCATTAGGCCAATGCACCTTCGCTAAAAAGGCCACCCAAAGAAGTATGAAATCAGAGGAACTAGGACTGGAAATATAGGTACCAAATTTTAGCCTAGATGGAAACTGTTATTCTATTCTAGGTTTACCAGCAGTCACAACTGTAACATCACTGGATGAAGTTTTCAACTGCATACATTTACTTATCCAATACTTAAATGGATAGCTAAGATTTACCTACAAACCACTTTACAAAGTTGAAGGCTTTAGAGTTGCTATTTTTGTTAAAAGTTACTGGAagggtaaataaaaagacaaGAGACAATTGCTCTGCTATAGAGAACAAACACGGCGGGAAGTGTTACACAGCTTCTCAAGGTATCCTCTCCTTCTGTCTTACCTTCTTACAGTAGTCAGGATATAACTAACAATCCTAGACCAAAGATGACTTGGGGAAATCTTCAAAAGGCAAAAGTAGCAGCTGGGTACCTAGTTGTCATTTGTACTTTTGAAACTTTTTGTATCTCCTCGAGGAAGGAAAGGTGTTAGACTCTcaacagaaggaaaaagaaatgacagTATTTCTTCCCTACAAGGAGTGCATGAGGGAGGGTCTCTAGAaagcaaagagaagaaaaagtCTATTCAGGGAAACATCAGACCCAGAAGGAGAGTAaattgggactggctgggcaaggagactaggACAAGGATCCATGGAGATGTAGAAAACTGATGGGACAGGGAGCCCAGAGTGAGGGAGCTAGGCAAGGGAGAACTGGATTGGGATGAGGAGCCATGGGTGCAGAAGAAACAAGACAGGGAAAGGTTGGAGGGGACAAGGCAAAAAGGGGGTCACATCTGGGGGAAGGAATGGGCAGAAGGGACTGTGCTCGCTACAGCACACTCCCCTCCACAGACTGAAATGGAACCCaaaattcctgagtctcaccagtCCTGTGCTGTCAGCAAATCTGTGAAACCCTTGGGCAAAATGTGCTTCATATGCAGCAAGTGCTGGTACACAGaagatgacaacctactattgctatcACTTATTCTGCTAGCTGAAGTGGCAGAGGTTTGTGTGGAGGATCTAAAGgctccaaccctgctgatgacccatgagGGTATCAATGTCATGCTACATGAtggaattgtttttttttccagtttgtttttaaaacctacGAAATTGAACATAAAAATGACATTTGCAATACATTAAAAGTTCCACAGTTgaacattcaaaagttaggaatgcCAAACTTCAGGCTGCCAGAGAGACCTTAATTCAGCTTCCTGATGCGTATGCATTATTATGTAACTACATACATAATcagtctaattacatgatcacaggaTGCCTGCCTCTTTCAGTTCCCGAAATTGATAGGgttcacttaatgagcagctactcaatattttgttttctcctcattgttcaaaTACTATTTGAACACtccacactattcaaaccctggtctgatgacagaattattaattttctcatgTGCTTTTCTATGGTACTCATCACTACGGTATCTGAGTCATTCGCAAACATTAACTGACTTACCCTCGCAACACCCCTGTGGGGTGAGGAACTATGAGGCAGAGTGTGTGTAAGATCAAGAGTATCCACTAATTtggggtgtccaacttgagacttCCCAAGACCTGATTaaacttagcattatatagctaaaataatataattaaatactatcgtaatgcatatgcacaaagagatcaaattaaggttgcacacacacacaacgtTTGTTGTGGCAGTTCCTACtttctgagtgcttgattttgcaagcaTAATGTTTGGGTATATAACAGAAAAGTGAAATGCAGCATGTATGCATCTATCCAGAAAGATTATCTTTCCCCTCCATTTCCAGCACACCAGAAGCTTAAGTGTATTCCCTTTTTCAGTGTCTTCCTTGCTTTAGCAGCACTGTTGATGTCAATCAATATAAATAGTATTTTAATGCTTGTTTTTCAGAGCAGCTCACAATTAATAGTGATACATATAAGATAATGCATTTTGGATTCTAAGAAACAATCAGCTTTTAACAGTTTTAAGGACTGATCAAATTACAAGTTCCTCTTTAAAGCTATAAATAGTTTTAATAGCAATATCTGCTTAGcctgacattttcaaaaaggtTTCTTAAATGATTGTCACGTTGTTCCATGCAATAACCATCTCTTATTCTGTACAGCTGAGGAGAGAAAACAGCTTTTTCCAGAAATGACACGCAGTCCCAAACCATGCAGTTAACAATATAACTATCTTTAGAGGAAGACTGTAACAGCAGTAACACCTCAGGTATTGAGGATACACAGAAATAACCACACTGCCTTCAGATTCATGCCTCCATATGCTCCCAACATTAACTGGGTATATCTAATAAACTACAAAAGAGAATCTGAGAATTTGATGTGCTGATGAAGTATATACCATCTGTCTCTCTACCTCATCTGCTGCCAATATTAAAAAACATGACAAAAGAAGGACATTTTGTATCCGTCACACTCACCTCTCTTGCTGCCAGGACTATTGTTGTCAATTGAGAGCGATCACCCCATTCTGCTACAAATGTTAAAGTAAAAGCTTGAACAAAAATTGGAGAaataaaatgcagccacttcttctGAGGTATATTTGTGCCTGTCCCTGTTTCCACATCTCCTGGCCCATTTAATAGTTTCGTTCTCTGGAACTGGAAACAAGAAGCCCTTCAGAAGAACTGAAATATTATCCAAATATCCCAATGCAAATACTGCTCAAATGTAAACCCAATAATTTAATACCCAGGACAGTTAGACTTTGAACAATAAACTTAACTGTTGATATATAAATTGTAGGTAACCTTAAATATTCTACTCTTACCCTTTTCCTCCAAGTAACTGTCTGCCTCAAAGCTGTACAACTAGACATTTAGACAATTCAAATATTTAGCTCCTACTACAAATGTGCAAAGTAGGCAGAAACAAACGCAaaataaatcatttattttaGAAAGTGATATATGATGAGCTGTTATGCTATTTTTAATTATACTGAGAAGAAACTGAATGCATTATTATGGTGATAAACAGTGGTGGCTCTTGAGTTGGGAGAGGGGAAGACAGTAAAATTAGTGACAAGaataataaatgaaataaatgaaGTAGTATTAACTGTATTCCTTACAGCTGCAGTATTCTGATTAGGTTATGTCCACAAGTACACCTGCAGCAACACTAGCTTCAGTATTACTCTACTTAAATGTTATAAATAAAAGCAGCAGCAATGGCAGCTGTCAACATTCTGGCTGGTAAATCCCCAGGTGAAAAAGATACATAGAATTCATGCTTGAAATATGAAGAAGCAGttcacttctctctctcacctcaAAATGCAGCCATACAGCTCAGAATTACAGCCAGCTGTTAAAACAGTCTCCAGGAAATTAGCAGGAGGCATTCTGTTATGTGGTCCCATGGTAAAGAGGGGCATTTCTGTCTGTTTTCATGTTATTGTTAACCACACATTGTTTTGCATCAGACTCGTATTACACATATATACAGCTGAGCAACGCTCTTCCTTAATTGTGCAACCTAACTGGCCTAAGTGTTTCATCAGTCATCACTTCTAGGTACTTTATGACTTACTTCTTCATCTTTTTTCTTGATTTCTGCTTGAacttcctccagctcctcctgaCCCTCATCTGGGCTCATCTTCAAGCCTTCCCGAAGCATTCGGATGCCAAAAATTGCAAACAGTGCAGTTGACGCATAGTATGTGTACACTCGGGGGATAACTGTGGTGGCATAGCCaaataaaactgaaagaaaataagttaCGTTATGTGTTAAATACCACCAAGATGAGCACTGATGATATTACTATTTTTAAGTGCTGCTCCTTAGCAAAGCTCACTGTTCAGAGACCTATTACAAAACATTCAAACACTTTGTTTTCCTGTATTCTGAGCTACAGAGCATCGCGTTGGTGGCCATGGTAAACTGTTGTGACAGTAGCCTTTggagctgctctaacttatactGAGGGCAGCGCCACCCCAGAATCCTAGAGATGTCTAAAGCTACCttcccctcccagaccctggctACTTTTTCTGTGTATTGCACAGAAAAAAGGATCACAGAACCTGGCCATTAATCTCATTTAAACTTACGTAAGCATAAGTCCAAGACagcccaatttatatcaatatacATGTTATCTCTGAGTGCCCTCTGTCTTCAACTAATGAATGAAGTTATACGATCCCATTGCATTTACTTGGAAAGGCATAACATTTATATGCTAAGAGACTACAAAAAAAGCTAGTAGCCCTTAAAGCTATATAGAAAAGAATCACTAACAAATCCTGCATACCTGCTGCATTCATTTTCACTTTGGTTAAGATTTAAGGATGACAGACTATATGCATACATTTAATCAGTGAATTCTGAGAAAGGCAGCAGAGTTCTAACCTGATAAGCATGTCATCAGTCCTAAGGCAAGCATGGCACCAGCCATTACAGTCAAACGATTATAACGCATTGCCATGATGGCTGCAATAAAGAAGGTCTTATCCCCCAGCTCTGACACAATGATGACTGATATGGCAGCCACAAAAGCATGAATAAACCCCAAATTAGTTTTATCAGCAGATTCTTCACTGATAAGATGAACTGGAGGAACTGGCGTGGGCCATTTCTGTAAAAGAAGAAAATGATTGCTTAAGGTTGAACATTTAACTCCCAAAAGAATGCAACTCTAGTTTTCTCCTATTGCAAACCATTACAGTCTAATACTTTTTATTAGAATATTTTCAGGCAGGATTATTGAAGTTTTCCTTCAATCAGAATCTTTTAACTACTACTGACTGCCACCCATCTGGGACTATAGCGATCAGTCATTAACCTATGATATCCTGCTATGATTAATAATGAAATACCTTTGTACAGATTATATTACTTAGGTATAGCAATCACTATCATAATAAATGGAAGGTACATTCAAGTCACTGCAAAACTGCAATTTACAATACATGTCTCTTTCTGTTATTTTGGCAGACCAGTGAAGCAAGCAGTTTTCGGGTTACTGTATTACATCTAAAAAAaaggaggagtacttgtggcaccttagagactaacaaatttatctgagcataagcttttgtgggctaaaacccacttcatcggatgcagggttttagcccacgaaagtttatgctcaaataaatgtgttagtctctaaggtgccacaagtactccttgttcttttcgctgatacagaccaacatggctgctactctgaaacctgtattacGTCTAATACTTAAGCCAAAATTAAGTGTTCATAGTATCTTGGCACAAGTGTAAAGCTTCTTAACATTTAAGCATGATCAGGTGTAGctttcttctcttccttccaAAATTCTATTATCTAAGCCACAGTGAAGTTTGATACAAGTGTTATTTTACTGCCATCATAAGTGCACTGCCTTATTTTTGAAAAGCATAATGAGGTTTCTAGTGAGCTCATGCTCACTATTTATCTCCCTTGTGAAGATCACTTGGGATTTTACTAATAAATGAAGTCTGAATTTTGCAAAAAGAAAGATATAGAGCCAGAACATGGCCATTAAAACATACAGTGAAGTAAATATAAAGTTGTTCTAACCAGCTTTTTGCTGAATTGTGAAGTGTCAGTTTTAATGTATCTATTGATCGTGACAGACTACCCtacatttaataaataaaagtggTTAATCTTCATCTTTTCCAGAACCAAGTCTTTCTAATCTCCCTTAAAATCCTGCATACAGCCAGTTACATTTAAAGCTCATGCTTCACACTATAGGGACTAAAAAGCACACATTACTGATACTTTCCCAAACTGGTTGGCAGCTAATCAGCCAACCGAACCAAAAACAGTGAAGTTATCTAAACAAGTTTGAATATTACAACGTTTAGACGTTAATCCTAATTTTCAGAATTGAAAGATACTAAAAACTTATCATGAGTTTCAATTTAAGGCAAAATATGCTTTCCTTTTGTTTATGTCAAGAACACCTGGAGAAGTCAGTTCCCCATTCACTAGCAAGTAAGCAAACACGCTGTCATCAGATTAATGCTTTCAGAGTGTCATCTTACTTTTTGTGGTCAAGTTTTGCTGTTCATTTTATCAAATGCCAAATCCCCAGTTTAATGTCCCATTTTCGGTAGACCAATTTCTAGCAAATAAAATTCcacccccctccgccccagcctGCAGCTCCTTTGTTGCATTCCATGATCATCCATCAAGCCACCACTTGTGAATTCTTACAGTAAGAGCTATAGCAGAAATAGTCTCAACTCTCAAGTGAACTATGGTGAACATAAAGTACTTAATTCTTTAGAGATGCATTAACAGATTTAATTTGAAAATCAAGATTAAGAGTCAAGTTTTGTAGGCTAAAGGTTCTAGTTTCTTGCATACTGTTTCTCTTAGCATACTGTACGTGCCTCTGCCTGTCAGCCCCACATACCAATGAATATGAAGTCAACAACTGGAGGTGGAGACAAGGAGCAAAGTGAAATTTTTCTGGAGTTAAGGGAAATGTTTACCAGCAACATACGTAGCATTATTTAGATTGCTATAATGTCCAAAATATACTAGACACTTCCTAAACACAGCCCTATTCTGTGCCCTCAAGACAGTCCAGTACAAGGTACATAGgaagattttcagaggcacaaatcggagttaggtgcctaactgctctttgtgcctttgaaagtctCCCCTTTCAGAAGTAAATGTTGACCAATCTAACAACTGATATCCCTGTACAGATTCAGGTTTTTCCTAACAACAGATTCACTTTACCTCAATAACCTATTCCTTCTTAAGCTTCATGATTCCCATAATacttgttttaaaacaaacaaaacaaacaaaaaaacaccgcTGTTCAGCCAGATGGAAATTATTACCTTTCCATTTCTGAAAGCACTATTTTATAGACAGAGAAACTTGATAAGTCTGGGAAAGAATAAGAGGGCAGATGATTGAGATAACAAGCCATGACCAGAGGTCTGGGTCTAAAGTGACTCCTCAACAAGATCTAGGTGAAATCTTCATTAGCTCTTGCAGGCCTTTGGGCAAAGTTAaatagttgggggagggggttggcttTAAACCTCTATCAGGCTAGGAATACAATAAAGGCAATATTTTTCCATTCATGTTTCATTCCTCACTAGCACTTATCCGTCTTCCCAATCTCATCACCTCTATCCACTTTGCTGCGTCAACTGTTTTCCTCTTCTAGTTTGGTCTTGCTCCTTCCCTTCTGCTCTGCATTTTAGCCTACGCTGCTcatgttctctctgcttccctttttcTTCTGCCCTCACAGTGTCAAGTATGGAAATACTAAAGAGCTTCTACAGTCCCTCCTAAAGCATATGGTCAAAGTGTTGTAGCAGCATTTCCTAATATGGGAGCCCACTAACTAAGGATTAATGTGCTTGATTAATTGATGGCCAGTATTAAATGATCCAGAACACTTGGGAAAAACATGACACATTTCAATAGTTAAAGTATAAGACACTAGTATGTTTGCATGAATGACTTCCCCTTTGTTGTTCATTTGTAGCCATTAGGGCTTTGCTTCAACATACATGCTGGGATCTAGTTAACCAGATTATCACTTCAGGAAGGTGAGCCAAAGTCATTCTTTATTCAGACAGGAACAAAATCCACTTTTAATTCAGTTCTGTGAACAGGGTATCAATTTCAGATTGCACATGCCTCTATCCACTGCTGGACTCCCCACTGCcgtcaatgggaggtttgcagAAAGGCCAAGGGACTACAGTCTTTTACGCTGCAATTAAGTTTAATTACGTGTTATTAGTTAGGTATTATATAAATCAAGGTTAACTTGGCTGCCATGTGGGCTAAACACCTTTTCTTCTAGATTAAAGCTTGGATTCTGCAGACCCACCCTAGGTCACATACCCAGGAGCGCTCAACAGGCGGGGCAGGCTGGAGACACCCGACACTCTCCCCAGGCGGGGTGTCTGCCCCCGCCGCAGCCCGCCCACCCCGACCTCATCCGCCCCGTGCCGGGCGCTGGGCGACAGGCGGCCCCGCCCAGGATGCTGCCACAGGGCTCCGGGCTGCGGCCGCTGTGCACCCGCGGGGACGGAGGAGAAGCAGCGGGGGacaccccccagcaccacacccccacccgcccggcccccgcCTCACCTCGGCCCGGCCCGGATCTAGCCCCTGCACCGcgggctgcggctgctgctgctgtggcggCGCCGGCGGCTCCTTGTTCCTGCCGGGCTCTTCCTCCAGGGCGGCGCGCAGCCCGGCGGGCGCGGCCAGGAGCATCAGGAGCAGCAGCGCGGCGGCCCGGCAGGACGCTCGGCCCCCCGCTGCCTCCGGGCCCCGCCGgccgccccccggccccatcccggcCTGCGACTCGCGGAGCGGCCCCGGCTCGACCCGACCCCGCAGGGAGACCTAGCGGCGCCGCGCCATGGccgctcccgggggggggggacgggccgATCCCCGCAGCCGCCTCAACCGTCTCCCGCACCGGCCGCCACCGAGTCCCAGCGCGCgggtggagggcagggcaggaagcGCTCACTCAGGAGCGCCGCCTCCAGCGCGCAGAGCAACCAAGCCCGCCCTGCTTCCCGCAGCCGCGCCCCTGATTGGCTGCGATCGCCACCACGTCATGTAGGCGTAAGAGCGCGGAGCTGACAGGTTAGGCTGAGCCACGCCGATCCCCTCCCAGACTAAGGGGAACCGGCGTTGTCTGAGACATGAAATCTTGTGACACCCCGATGTCCCGCCCCCGCCCTCCAGTACCAGCCTGTGGAAGCTTTACGTGTCCTTCCCATGAGCCTGCTGCCTAGCAACGCGCTGCCCGCCCCTGTGCCCCGCgcgaagggagggggaggggcgaaaGACCGCGGCTCCCGAGCGCCGGCAGCCGCAGCCCGGCGCgttgcagcccctctccctgggCTGGAGTCTGCGCACAGAGCGGCGCGGCCCTGCGGGAGTCACCCCCGGGAGGCCGAGGGGAGAACCCGGCTTTGCAATGCAGAGAGTTCTGAATCCCAGCGGGGGAGACGCCCCAGCTCAAGGCAGCTCCTGGCCCCGCTGCAGGTGCCGCTCCACGTGGCTCCATAGCTCAGGGGTTAGGACATGGGCTTCATCAACCAGGGCTCACAAGGCCAAGCTGCCTTAGCAGCAGTTTCTGGATGGGCCTCGTAGTGGCTCCCTGCCAGACCTTCGCTCCCATCCCAGTTTCCTCATTTGTTGCCCCCTAGAATTGCTTGAGATCTGGGTCCTTAGGctgggagagacagagacaccTTTAAGATTGGGGCGGGAGGCAGTAGGTGCACAgggcccagcagctgcagccagtgctgttGGAACCACCAAGAGCATTCAAGGGACCAGCCAGGAGCTTGCAGCATCCCGAACAACCCCTGGGTTGTGTTAGTGTTAGCAGCATCCCAAACAACCAAGTACAAATGCACTCCGTTTATAAGAATTACCGATACAAGAATCAGCCACATACAGTGATCAAAACCACTGGGACAAAATCATTCCTATACTAACCCTGCTAAAATACTCCAATTTTAAGAATCAAACATATAAGGATCATTTGGGGGCAAACTGACTATTTGTAATACAATAATCAAGTGCAAGGACACACAAAAAGCCAATAAAGCTGTTTTGAATTTGATGACATATCGCATTACTAGGCAAGTAGTGTGTCTGAAGTATAATCCCAGTGTAGAAACAAGATGTGCCATTTATATGCGAGTCAACGTGGCAGGAAAAAGAAAGATGCTTTCTGCAGATGGAAAATACCACCTTCTAGAGTGTTCCCAAAACCAGCCAAAGAGAAGCAGCTCAGAAA from Mauremys mutica isolate MM-2020 ecotype Southern chromosome 5, ASM2049712v1, whole genome shotgun sequence includes these protein-coding regions:
- the TMEM165 gene encoding transmembrane protein 165, whose product is MGPGGGRRGPEAAGGRASCRAAALLLLMLLAAPAGLRAALEEEPGRNKEPPAPPQQQQPQPAVQGLDPGRAEKWPTPVPPVHLISEESADKTNLGFIHAFVAAISVIIVSELGDKTFFIAAIMAMRYNRLTVMAGAMLALGLMTCLSVLFGYATTVIPRVYTYYASTALFAIFGIRMLREGLKMSPDEGQEELEEVQAEIKKKDEEFQRTKLLNGPGDVETGTGTNIPQKKWLHFISPIFVQAFTLTFVAEWGDRSQLTTIVLAAREDPYGVAVGGTVGHCLCTGLAVIGGRMIAQKISVRTVTIIGGIVFLAFAFSALFISPESGF